Genomic DNA from candidate division KSB1 bacterium:
CATCAAAATCCCGAGTTGTCTTTCAAAGAAGAAAGAACTTCACAAAAGCTCTACGACGAATTAGCACAGTTGAATCCAGTGGAATTAGTTCGAGTTGCGGGAACGGGTGTTGTTGCCAGAATAAAAGGGAGAAATCCCGGAGGTCCCACAGTAGCCGTTCGGGGCGACATCGACGCCCTGCCTATTCAGGAGGCAACGGGTCTTGAATTCGCTTCACAAAACGATGGCGTCATGCATGCTTGCGGCCATGATGTGCATGCAACCTGGACAGTAGGTGCAGCTCATCTACTTGCAAAGGATCCCGCCGAAGGCGATGTACTCATCATTTTACAGCCTGCCGAAGAAATTGCCAAAGGTGCGAAGGCAATTTTAGAGACAGGTATTTTGGACAAAGTTTCAGCGATATTGGGCGCCCATGTCGACCGGCGGTTTGAAGTTGGACAAGTTGTGGCGGACGAAGGTACAGTCGCCGCCTCAGCCGATATGTTCGAGATTGAACTGGTCGGAAAAGGTGCACATGGCGCCAGACCGCAGGAAGGAAATGATCCGGTAGTTGGAATGGCCGCACTCATTTCAACCTTACAAACAATTGTTTCACGCAGACTTGACCCGGGGAAGGCCGGTGTTGTAACTGTAGGAATGGTTAGAGCTGGAAGTGCACCCAACATCATTCCGGAAACAGCGATGCTGATGGGAACCATTCGTTCTTTTGATCCAGAGACCAGAAACCTTTTGCATTCAGAAGTCAAAAATATCGCCAACTCAATTGCTGAAACATTTAAATTAAAATGTAATATAAAATCAGAATACGGAACCCCGCCTATAAATAATCCCGCAGAACCTATCAGCTGGGCGCGGCAAGCTGTATCCGCATTGCTGGGTAAAGAAGCGCTTGTCCCCTTTGGCATGTTGAATATGGGGGGTGAGGATTTTGCCTGCTACATGGAAAAAATACCCGGGTGCTTTATTCGGATTGGCGCAAGAGAGCCTGGCGGTGAAATTATTCCTGCCCACTCTTCGAAATTTCATGCTGCCGAGGAAAGTATATTTGTCGGCGCTGCTGTGTTAGCAGAGACGGCGCGAGTGGCGTCCAGGGCTGTTGCTCCGCCAAGAAAATAAAGAAGCCTACTTTACGACGTTTAGTCGTCTATACATGAAACTTTTCTTTAATATTTTCCGTAACCACGCCGCCGTCAAACAAGTGAATCACACGGTGGCTGTATTCTGAATAAGCGGGGGAGTGTGTAACCATCACGATAGTCGTACCGTTTTCGTTGAGCTCGGTCAATAAATTCATCACCTCATCGCCGTGCGCAGAATCGAGGTTTCCGGTGGGCTCATCTGCGAGGATGAGTTTTGGTTTTGCAATGACGGCACGGGCCACAGCTACACGCTGCTGCTGTCCTCCGGAAAGCTGTTGCGGGAAATGCTTCTTGCGATGCATAATCTGCATTTCTTCCAGAACCTCACTGACCCGCTCTTTACGATCAGCGCTGGAATAACCCAGATATAGCAAAGGCAGCTCAACATTTTCGTAAACAGTTAATTCGTCAATCAAATTAAAACTCTGGAAAACAAACCCCATATTTTCTTTTCTTAAATTGGCGCGTTGTCTTTCAGAGTAGTCCGATACTTCCTGATCTACAAAATAGTACTCACCGCCGGACGGATTATCCAGTAGACCCAGCACATTCAGTAAGGTCGATTTTCCGCAGCCTGACGGACCCATGATGGCCACAAATTCACCGGCTTTAATTTCTATATTCACATTATTTAAAGCGGTCGTTTCAACATCCTCGGTGATGTAAAGTTTTTTAAGATCTTTGGTTCTAATCATTTTTTACTCCCAGTTTTTGTTGAAATTCTGATTCTTCCGATAAAATGTCAATTGGGTTCGAATTGCAAAGTTAATGCTCGGTTATGACTAAAAGTTGAAAGTACTTTTTTTATCTCGTCAATCTCTTGGGCGAAATGTTCAAAACTCAGACTGTTTAATAGTTTTTTTTCTTTTGCACTGTGTAAATCTATTTCTAACTTTTCAGCTGATGAAATTGCTAAATTAAGGAAATCCGATCTTCTCAATTCATGAGGCATTTTAAAAGCCCTCGCAATATTTGAAGTAATTGCGACACAGGTCTTTCGAATCCGGTTTGCCAGGCCATTTGATTCTGGTTCCGGAAAAGTGCTGGTGATCTGAAACAATTCAAGAATCAAATGACGGCAGTTGTGCCATAAAAGTAAGTCTCTAAAATCCTTCATAGATGATATCAGTTCTTCAGGACCAATTTATCAATATCCCCAAAACTGTCATAAGACGATGTCACGACCCGCTCTCCGGGCTCCAACCCTTCCAGCACTTCAAACATTTGCGTGTTTTGCCTGCCCAAACGGATTTTCCTTTTCACAGCAAAGTCGCCTGCGTCATCCACAATATAAATCCACTGGCCGCCGGTCTTTTGATAAAAGCCGCCGCGGGGAATGAGCACAGCTTCTGAAAGATCCCCGAGAGCTAATCGAATATGCAGGGTCTGGCCGCGACGAATGCCTTCCGGCTCCTCTCCGACAAACTCCAAATCTACCTCAAATCTGCCGTCGCGAACTTCCGGGTAAATTCTGCTAGTAACTAATGCGTAGGATTGACCCGCGAAATCAAATTCACCATGCAAACTCTTTTCAATACGTGCCAGATAATGTTCATCAATGCCGGCGCGCACTTTAAATCCGTCCAATTCATCAATTTGCCCCAGGCGCTGCCCGGCAGTGATGAATTCTCCCTCGAACTCCACATTGAACGAGGTAAGCTGGCCGCTAATCGGCGCTCTCATTGTTAAGTCATCCAACCTTGTTCTGGCAACACCAAGGTTTTGCTCCAAACGAATGAGCGAATTATCCAGCTGCTTTATCTGAACTTCTTGAAAAAGTGAGTCTTGCTTAAAGGATTCGACGTTCAAATTTTGACGTTTGAGTTGATACTCGTACTCATCTTTTGTTGCTTCAAATTCTTCCTGTGAAATTAAATTTTGCTCGAGCAATTTTTTTCGACGGTCATACAGCCGTTTCAAACGCCGGATTTGATACTCCTGATCGATAAGCCGGTGACGTAAATTGATCCGATTCTGCTCCATATTAAAGCGGGTGCTGGTCAAAAGGTTGCGCTGCTCGACTACCTGGGCATCCTGCGACATAATTTGAATGTGCAGCGTCCGATTCTCTAATCGCACAATCTTATCCCCGGCTTCAACAAAACTGCCCGCTTGAATAAAAATGGAATCTACCCGTCCGCCTTCAATTGCGTCCAGGAAAATTGTCTTTATAGGCAGCACAGAGCCGGTCACCGGAATGAATTCCTGAAACGGACCTCGCTCTACAGTTGCGATGGTGATTTTCTGGGTTTCAACATTTAACTTTGAACTGGTATCCCAGGGAAAAATAGAAACCACGAAAATAAGAAATAGGCCGGCAAATGAGACACCGGCAATTTTTTTTGGCGGCCACTTCCTTTTTTCAATTTTTCGATCCATTCCCATAAAAATGCCTCTTTCAATTTTCAATTCAAATAGTTATCAGGCAAGAGATGTGCCAGTTTTGACTTGCGCCTATGCCGATAGATACGGTTTGACAAAGTATACGCTGGTATTACAGTAAGTGTTCGCAAGCGGACAATTTAGACTGAAACGACGGCTGAGGTTTTAAAAGTAGAAATTACTTGATTCTTCTAACCTAAAGAGCTTTATTTACTTACCTTAAGACTAAACTTTATCCTTACCATGAGCTATAAAAAACTTCACCGAAATGTCAGTTTGGATGCTGGCATTTAACTTGCTTATAGATTTATCTAACTAAAACACAAAACCCGGAAAACATGAACAAAAAATTCGCAAAAATCCTTGTCATAGACGATGACGAAGATATCCTTCTCGCGGCCCGGTTATTTCTAAAAAAGCACTTCGTTTTAGTAAACACAATAAAAACCCCCAAAGAGATCCCGGCCCAACTTTTGAACGAGAGCTACGATGTTATTCTTTTGGATATGAATTTTGCACGCGGTGCCAGCAGCGGCAACGAAGGATTTCTTTGGTTGAATAAAATTCTCGAACTCGATCCGGCTGCTGTTGTCGTTCTGGTTACGGCTTACGGCGACGTTCAGCTCGCAGTTAAGGCGATAAAAGAGGGAGCAAGCGATTTTGTCTTAAAACCGTGGCAGAACGAAAAACTTTTGGCGACCCTCTCGGCAGCGATGAATTTACGGGAAAGTCGCGTTGAGGTTGACCGGCTACGCTCCAAGCAGCAGCAATTAAATGCAGATTTAGATCAAAACTTTCAAGAATTTATTGGCGAAAGTGACGCCATCAATCAGGTCTTTTCGACAATTGGAAAAGTTGCCTCAACCGAGGCAAACATTTTGATTTTAGGAGAAAACGGCACGGGCAAGGAGCTGGTTGCACGGGAACTGCATCGGCAATCGCTCAGGGCAAAAGAAGTTTTCATCAGCGTTGATATGGGCGCGATCAGCGAAACGCTTTTCGAAAGCGAGCTTTTCGGTCACGTTAAGGGCGCCTTCACCGATGCAAAAGAAGATCGCGCCGGCCGCTTTGAAATTGCGTCCGGCGGCACTCTCTTCCTCGACGAAATCGGCAACCTGCCTTTACCTTTGCAGGCGAAACTTC
This window encodes:
- a CDS encoding amidohydrolase, producing the protein MSKSNIPQELKKHFPKEVQESLIRLRRDLHQNPELSFKEERTSQKLYDELAQLNPVELVRVAGTGVVARIKGRNPGGPTVAVRGDIDALPIQEATGLEFASQNDGVMHACGHDVHATWTVGAAHLLAKDPAEGDVLIILQPAEEIAKGAKAILETGILDKVSAILGAHVDRRFEVGQVVADEGTVAASADMFEIELVGKGAHGARPQEGNDPVVGMAALISTLQTIVSRRLDPGKAGVVTVGMVRAGSAPNIIPETAMLMGTIRSFDPETRNLLHSEVKNIANSIAETFKLKCNIKSEYGTPPINNPAEPISWARQAVSALLGKEALVPFGMLNMGGEDFACYMEKIPGCFIRIGAREPGGEIIPAHSSKFHAAEESIFVGAAVLAETARVASRAVAPPRK
- a CDS encoding ABC transporter ATP-binding protein; protein product: MIRTKDLKKLYITEDVETTALNNVNIEIKAGEFVAIMGPSGCGKSTLLNVLGLLDNPSGGEYYFVDQEVSDYSERQRANLRKENMGFVFQSFNLIDELTVYENVELPLLYLGYSSADRKERVSEVLEEMQIMHRKKHFPQQLSGGQQQRVAVARAVIAKPKLILADEPTGNLDSAHGDEVMNLLTELNENGTTIVMVTHSPAYSEYSHRVIHLFDGGVVTENIKEKFHV
- a CDS encoding four helix bundle protein, translated to MKDFRDLLLWHNCRHLILELFQITSTFPEPESNGLANRIRKTCVAITSNIARAFKMPHELRRSDFLNLAISSAEKLEIDLHSAKEKKLLNSLSFEHFAQEIDEIKKVLSTFSHNRALTLQFEPN
- a CDS encoding HlyD family efflux transporter periplasmic adaptor subunit, whose amino-acid sequence is MDRKIEKRKWPPKKIAGVSFAGLFLIFVVSIFPWDTSSKLNVETQKITIATVERGPFQEFIPVTGSVLPIKTIFLDAIEGGRVDSIFIQAGSFVEAGDKIVRLENRTLHIQIMSQDAQVVEQRNLLTSTRFNMEQNRINLRHRLIDQEYQIRRLKRLYDRRKKLLEQNLISQEEFEATKDEYEYQLKRQNLNVESFKQDSLFQEVQIKQLDNSLIRLEQNLGVARTRLDDLTMRAPISGQLTSFNVEFEGEFITAGQRLGQIDELDGFKVRAGIDEHYLARIEKSLHGEFDFAGQSYALVTSRIYPEVRDGRFEVDLEFVGEEPEGIRRGQTLHIRLALGDLSEAVLIPRGGFYQKTGGQWIYIVDDAGDFAVKRKIRLGRQNTQMFEVLEGLEPGERVVTSSYDSFGDIDKLVLKN
- a CDS encoding sigma-54-dependent Fis family transcriptional regulator produces the protein MNKKFAKILVIDDDEDILLAARLFLKKHFVLVNTIKTPKEIPAQLLNESYDVILLDMNFARGASSGNEGFLWLNKILELDPAAVVVLVTAYGDVQLAVKAIKEGASDFVLKPWQNEKLLATLSAAMNLRESRVEVDRLRSKQQQLNADLDQNFQEFIGESDAINQVFSTIGKVASTEANILILGENGTGKELVARELHRQSLRAKEVFISVDMGAISETLFESELFGHVKGAFTDAKEDRAGRFEIASGGTLFLDEIGNLPLPLQAKLLTIIQNRQVTRLGSNIAKAIDVRLICATNRPIHELVAANEFRQDLLYRINTVEIKLPALRERHEDISLLVDYFLTDYSKKYQKTQKRISPGVIKKMEKYHWPGNIRELQHAIERAVIMSETQVLQPSDFFFTTPESKEASLTFDKLNLDDVEKAVIQKVIAKHSGNISKAARELGLTRTSLYRRLEKYGL